The genomic stretch CTGTGCGATGCAAGAAGAAGATATACGCGAACAAGTTCAAGATCGTAGCTTAGAGTTAAAAGCATTGATTGAGGAGGATGATTCGCTGTGGATTAAAATCAATAACCTACCACCGAAAGAAAAATGGAAACACGATCACGGTGTAGTAACAGAAATAAAAGAAATGCTGCATTCGAAAAATAGGTTCAATCAACAACGGGTGGATGATGAAATCGAACTACAACAGTTACAGCTAGAACTCGAGCAATACTACCAAGTACACCTTATTGATGTGGGTAAATGTATTTTTGATAATGTGACATTAAATATTGGTTCGGCATCCACAATTACACAACGTGAGTACGGCCCTTGCCGAGTAGTCCATAACAATAAACAAATTGATTTTGACTATGCTAACCACGGCTAAATCACCATAATCATCTTTCGTCATATTGAAATTAAAAAGGCCTAAATCACAACAATGACTTAGACCTTTTTGATAGAGTATGAGCGTTTATAGACTAGCTAATGCTTGGGTAAAGTCAGCCAGTAAATCCTCAGTATCTTCAATACCAATTGAACAACGGATCATATTTTCACTAATCCCTGATTCTTGACGCGCAGCTAAACCGATTTCATGAAAAATAGTAGGTGCTACAGGCAATGCTAGACTACGATTATCTCCTAAATGTGTCGCGCCAATAACTAACTTCAACTCATTCAAAAATTGGCAGCAATCGAAGCCTTCTTTAAGATCTAAGCTGATCATAGACCCTGATGCGCCAAAGAGTGATTTAGCACGAGTATATTGTGGGTGCGATTCTAGGCCAGGATAATACACACGATCAACTTTTGGGTGATTCTCTAGTATTAATGCCAACGCTAAAGCCGAACTCGATGATTGTTTAACACGTAGCGCCATCGTTTCTGAACCCAGTGCTAATTGACCAGCCGCTTCAGAACTCAGGCAAGCACCCATATCACGTAACCCTTTCTTCTTCATTTGCGCATAACCCCACATTGCAGGATCACCTTTACGGTACGCTTCAAAGATATTTGGATACTGTGACCAATCAAATAAACCGGTATCAGTAACAGAGCCACCAATCACATTACCGTGACCACCAAAATATTTTGATAACGAAGTCACGATCAGGTGACATTTCACCACTTTAGGTTGAAATAGATAAGCAGATGTTAGCGTGTTATCGACCACATATAATAAGCCTTTAGCATCACAAAGTTCGCCTATTTCAACTAAATCACAAACTTGTGTCGCTGGGTTAGCGATTGTTTCTACAAACACCATTTTAGTGTTCGCTTGGCAAGCTGCAGCAACGTTAGCCACATCAGTCGCATCAACAAGCGTTACTTCAATACCAAAACTTTTTAATGTGCCAAACACACTTGAGGTATTACCGAATAAAAAACGACTGGCAACGATATGATCGCCACCTTTTAATAAAGTCAAAAATACCGCGACAATAGCCGCCATACCGGAGCTAAAACAAAGTGATGCTTTACCTTGTTCCATTTCACAGATCATGTTCTGTAACATATCAATCGTTGGTGTTGCTTGACGAGCATAAGCTTGGCCAGCTTGGCGGCCTTGGAAGATATCGATAAGATCTTGAATGTCATCATAACCGTAAGTTGCTGAGTTATAAATGGGGGCGTGAATAGCCCCAAACTCTAGATTTTGATTGTGATCATGATGAACTAAATGAGTCGTGAATCCCTGCTCTTTCATTGTTATTCCTTGCATACAACAAATTGAAGTTAACCTCATTATTGATCAGGATGAGGTTAACTTATAGCATTTATGCCATTTATAATTAGCGCCTAAAGTTACGGGTGTACATCACGGCTAATTGGGTTTTGTAACGAGATCAATGTTTCTGTCGATTGCACTTCTTCAATCTGTTGAATTTTATCAATCAATACTTTTTGTAACTCATCAATTGAGCGCGTCATCAGTTTTACAAAAATATTATAATTACCCGTTGTGTAATATGCTTCAACGACTTCATCTAGCGCTTTTAATTGCGCTAAGGCAGAAGGGTAATCTTTTGCGCTCTTTAGATTAATACCAATAAAACAACACACGTCATAACCGAGTTTCTTCGGACACACTTCCACTTTAGTGCCAAGGATGACACCTGTTGATTTCATTTTTTCGACTCGAACGTGGATAGTACCCGCACTGACGTTAAATTTTTTCGCCAGTTCAGCATAAGGGACACGTGCATTGACCATGAGTGCATTAAGGATTTTTTTATCTAATTCATCAAGATGAGCATTAAGCGACATTACAACGATTCCGATCATAAGTAACAATACAAGAAGTCGATTATAACGCTAAAACCATAATCATCTAGCGTATAATTTGAATAATCTTGATAAATTACCACCTTTTTGACTGCATAACTGCGATTTAGCCACTATCTCCTTAATTAATAGCTCAATTTACCAAATTCGAAATTAGTTTAATGACAATGTTAAAAATACTATTGGTCACATCGCCTGCTTGAGTTACCATTTCGGTCTGCAAACAGCGCAATTATTTATTCAGGTAACTTAATGTCTCAGCAACAATATAATCTTATCGTCGTACTCGGTGCGACCGCATCCGGGAAAACCCGTTTGGGTGTCAACCTAGCAAAACAATTAGACGGTGAAGTGATCTCGGGCGATTCTCGACAGGTCTATACCTGCCTCGATATTGGCTCAGGCAAAGATTTAGCTGAATACGATAACGTACCTTACCATTTGATTGATATTATCGAGCCCGGTAAGGAATATAACGCGTTTCAATTTCAACGTGATTTCTTCAACGTATTTAAAGACATTAACCAGCGTAATAAATTACCGTTACTCGTCGGCGGTACAGGCTTATACATAGATGCAGTTGTTGCAGGTTATGAATTTGTGCAACTCGATAAAAACATGCCCCAGCGTGAGCAGTTTGCTGAAATGGCGTTAGAAGATGTACAGAAAATTTTACTTGAGCTTGATAGCCAATCCTATACAGCAACAGATATTACAGCCCGTCCACGTTTGTATCGCGCAATTGAAATAGCGCAACATGCCGCGTCCCAAACAGCTCCTGTTACCAAAACAGTACTGCCAGAAATAAAGCCACTGTATTTCGGTATCAAATGGGACCGCAGTGAATTACGTCAGCGTATCACCTTACGTTTAAAAGAACGCTTAGAACACGGCATGATTGAAGAAGTTGAAGGCTTGTTAGCGCAAGGTATTACGCATGAAAAGCTAGAATACCTTGGCCTTGAATACCGTTTTGTCAGTCAGTATATCGAAGGGAAGATAAGCTATGATGAGATGTTTGATATATTAAATATCGCCATCCACAAATATGCAAAGCGCCAAGATACCTGGTTTAGAAGAATGGAACGTCAAGGTGCAACCATTCATTGGCTAGACGGTACTGGTGATATCAATAAACAAGCGCAAGTGGTACTTAATCAATTTCAAAGGAGTTAATATTTAGACTCGCATAATCACGCTAAATCCTTATATCTCAGTATCAAAAAAGCCACACCGAATCGGTGTGGCTATTATTTGAATCTAAGTCTCACTCTATCTACTTACTCAATTATCCATTATCAATAATTCAATTGAAGTAAATAGTTGTCTTAGTCAGTATTATTTAGTCACTTGATGCTCTGGATTATATTTATCCATCACCACTGCACACACAGCATCACCAGTAATATTCAATGCAGTACGCACCATATCAAAAATACGATCTAATGCGAATAATAGTGGTAAACCTTCGATAGGAATGCCCGCCGCAAGGAGTACCGCAACAACAAGGAAAGAGGGTCCCGGAACACCCGCTTGACCAATCGCACCCAATGTCGATGTAAAGATGATCGCAGCATAAGCAGCCATACCCAATTCAACATTGAACATTTGTGCAAAGAACACGGCTACTAGGCCATAATAAATAGCGTTACCACTCATGTTGATCGTCGCACCTAACGGTAATACAAACGCAGCTGTTGAGTTAGCAAGTTTTAATTCTTTTTCACACACTTCCAGTGTTACTGGTAATGTAGCCATTGATGATGCGGTAGATAATGCGAGTGCTTGTGGCTTTTTCATCGCCGACATAAATTTAAGTACTGGTGTATCAGAGAAGAACTTCACTACCAGTGGATAGAAGATAAAGCCATAAATAATAATCGCAGCGATATAAACCACGAATAGTTTCATCACTACCGCTAGTGCACTAAAGCCAAATGTACCAACTGATTCTGCCATCAGACCAAATACACCAATTGGAGCAATAACCATCACACAGTTAATCATCCAAACGAACGCATCAATAATGGTCTGTAAGCCATCCATAATAGGTTTTGCACGTTTACGCTCTACTTTCGTTAACGCAATACCAAAGAAGATGCTAAATACTAAAATTTGCAGAATGTTGCCACTGGTTAAAGCACTGAATACATTCGTTGGGATCATACCAATGATAGTATCAAATACACCGGGCAATGCACCTTGCTCGGCAGTAACAACAGCAAGACCCGCTGCCTGTTGAGAAAAATCAACACCCACACCTGGTTCAAATACATTACCCATCACTAAGGCAAGCGCCACAGCAATCGCCGATGTCAGCATAAAGAATACAAACGTACCCACACCGATTTTACCTGCGGAAGGGCTATCACCAAGATTAGCAGCACCGGCTATAATCGATACAGCAACAAGTGGAATCACCAACATTTTAATCAAATTAATGAATAACGCACCCAGAGGCGCAAAAATAGCAGCGCCTTCGCCCATGAAGGCACCAACCGCCGCGCCAACTATCATGGCGATAACAACTTGAAATCCAATATTTTTAACTAAACTTTTTTTATCCGTAAGCAAAACACTCTCCAAATAAGGCCTTAAGCAATATATTATAGGTTAACGAAAATCGCGGCGAAGATAACACAGCAAGTAAGGCATAAACGTGATCAAACGCCAACTTTTTGTGTATATCTTTGCAAATTCGATAACAAAGCATTGCCTTTTTAGGATAAATGATAATTAAGGGTCTAAATCTACGATTCGTTAATCTTGGATAAGTAATGCCATTAGCCCACTGACCCGTTCGGTACGTAATTTAATCGCCTTTTTCATTACCGTCACGTTGGTGAATATGTCTAATTGCTCTTTTGCACGGGTAATACCTGTGTACACCAACTCCCTGGTAAGCACTGGATTAAAGCGATTAGGTAAAATCATAACCGTGTGCCTAAACTCAGACCCTTGTGATTTATGAATTGTCATTGCAAACACGGTTTGATGCGGTGGTAATCGACTCGGCAAAAAAGATTGCACGTTACCGTCTGCCATTTCAAAATAAACCCGCATACGACGGTCTTCATCCTGCATGCAAATACCAATGTCACCATTGTATAAACCAAGACCATGATCATTATTGGTGATCATAATCGGTCTACCGGCATACCATTCAGATTGGTCTTTACGTATTTTACGTGTTGCTACTAATGCTTTTTCGATACGCTGGTTTAAACCTTCGACACCAAAGTCGCCTTCTCTGATCGCGGTTAAGATTTGGAAGTCATTAAAACTACGTAATATCGATTTAGCGTCCTCGTCACTCGGTGATACAACTACCTTAGTCAAGTAATCTTGATAACCTGTTTTTGCCATAGTAATAAGCGAATCATAAGTTTCTGTCGATAACGGGTGCAGGTTAATATCATCATGTTGATTTTCCCACACGCTATCAAATTCGTTTAGATCACCTCGATTCACCGCCCCCGCTAAACAGCCGATACCTGATTCGGCATCGAAACGATAGCTCTTACGTAATAAGCAAAGACTGTCATATATCGCCGTCGCATCGGTGGCTTGGTACTGGTTTAGATCGTAATCGGTAATACTAGATAACCAGTTTACTTGCCCAGTAGAATAACCCTTCGTTGCATAAGCACAGATATCCGCGAGTACAGAGCCAGCCTCTACCGACGCCAGCTGATCTTTATCACCCAGTAATATCAATCGAGCATGGGGCGGTAATGCTGCTAACAGTTTCGCCATCAAAGGTAAATCCACCATCGAGGCTTCATCAACAACCAGCACATCAAGGTGTAATGGGTTATCTTTATTATGACGGAATGCTTGTCTATTCGGGATCACCCCTAATAATCTATGTATTGTCCCTGCTTGCTCGGGAATTAAATCAGCCACACTGACCGGTAAATCTAACTTCCCCTTCGCACCCGCAATCGACTCTGTTAAACGAGCTGCCGCTTTACCTGTTGGTGCAACTAATTTAATGGTTAACGCTTGTTGTGCTAATAAACCTTGTTCAATCAATAACGCCAGCAGTTTAGTTACTGTGGTTGTTTTACCTGTACCAGGGCCACCGGATATCACCGAGAAATGCCGCGTCGCTGCGACAGCTACAGATAGCTTTTGCCAGTTAAGACAATAGGCTTCTGGAATCAAGCTATCTAAGGCATGTAATTCTTGAGCATTCTTAGCCGTCAGTAATACTTGCTCCACATCACTCCAGCTAATACGACCTTTCTTAACGACATCTAAGTACTTGGCCACAAATGACTGCGCACTAAAATTAACTTCTCGTTCTTTCGCTAAAATAGGAAAGAGGAAACCATAATCACGTTTAAATAAACGGTTCAAGCTGGTACTGAGATCTGGCTGTTGGCTTTGCTTGGCTAAATTCTTCAACTGCTGCGCAACTTGTAATTCGTAAGCCCAGTAACGCTGTAAATATAATTTCCCCGCCTCAGCAACAAACTGCAGTGGCGCAGACTCACCCACAACAGCTGAGTTTGCCAATAAACTTGGCCAAGACTCATTGCGATTCGATATTTCCGTCAGTAATAAGTGTGAACGGGTTAAATTCAGATCAAATAACGCATTACTATCGATACCTTGTAAATCAATGCATACATGGCCTTTACCCAGTTGATAACTGGTTAAGCAGGCCAATAAAATGATCGCGGGTTCAGATTCATAATTACTAATAAATCGAGCGAATTGATAATCAAGTTGACGGATCTGATTTTCATTGGCTAATTCTTTTAAACACTGCAGTATGCTCATTATTCAAGTTCTCCTAAAAATAATTCATCTAACTGCATAACAAAATCGAGTGATGGTTTAGTGAAAAACACACCATATTCATTGCCCGTCTCAACCCTCATTCCACGTAAGAATAAGTAATAGACGCCGCCAAAATGCTGTTCGTAATCATAATCTGGGATACGCGAACGTAAAAAACGATGCAACGCCAAAGTATATAACTGATACTGCAGCTCATAGCGATGCTCAATCATGACATGATCAATCGCATCAGCAGTGTACTCAGCTTGGCTGTCACCTAAATGGTTAGATTTATAATCAACGACGTAATAACGGCCTTCATAGACAAACACTAAATCGATAAAACCTTTTAGCATACCGCTGACTTGCTGAAAGTCTAACTCGCCCGCTTGCTGAGATAATCTGTCATGCTGCTTTATCAATACGTTCAAATCATCACAATTAAGCGATGAGATAGGCATGAAGAATTCCATCTCCACTTTCTTTTGTGAAGGGGTTAGTTGGCGCAAACTAAAACCATCTTGTAATGGACAATCCAGTACCTGATTAACCAATTCAAGTAAGATCGGTCGCCAAGCAATATCGTAACCTTCACGCTCTAACAACTGTAAGATCTGTTCGGTTAGCGCTTCTTCATCTACATTAGCAAAATCAATATGCTCAAACACAGTATGT from Moritella marina ATCC 15381 encodes the following:
- the asnC gene encoding transcriptional regulator AsnC; amino-acid sequence: MSLNAHLDELDKKILNALMVNARVPYAELAKKFNVSAGTIHVRVEKMKSTGVILGTKVEVCPKKLGYDVCCFIGINLKSAKDYPSALAQLKALDEVVEAYYTTGNYNIFVKLMTRSIDELQKVLIDKIQQIEEVQSTETLISLQNPISRDVHP
- a CDS encoding dicarboxylate/amino acid:cation symporter, translating into MLTDKKSLVKNIGFQVVIAMIVGAAVGAFMGEGAAIFAPLGALFINLIKMLVIPLVAVSIIAGAANLGDSPSAGKIGVGTFVFFMLTSAIAVALALVMGNVFEPGVGVDFSQQAAGLAVVTAEQGALPGVFDTIIGMIPTNVFSALTSGNILQILVFSIFFGIALTKVERKRAKPIMDGLQTIIDAFVWMINCVMVIAPIGVFGLMAESVGTFGFSALAVVMKLFVVYIAAIIIYGFIFYPLVVKFFSDTPVLKFMSAMKKPQALALSTASSMATLPVTLEVCEKELKLANSTAAFVLPLGATINMSGNAIYYGLVAVFFAQMFNVELGMAAYAAIIFTSTLGAIGQAGVPGPSFLVVAVLLAAGIPIEGLPLLFALDRIFDMVRTALNITGDAVCAVVMDKYNPEHQVTK
- a CDS encoding cystathionine gamma-synthase family protein → MKEQGFTTHLVHHDHNQNLEFGAIHAPIYNSATYGYDDIQDLIDIFQGRQAGQAYARQATPTIDMLQNMICEMEQGKASLCFSSGMAAIVAVFLTLLKGGDHIVASRFLFGNTSSVFGTLKSFGIEVTLVDATDVANVAAACQANTKMVFVETIANPATQVCDLVEIGELCDAKGLLYVVDNTLTSAYLFQPKVVKCHLIVTSLSKYFGGHGNVIGGSVTDTGLFDWSQYPNIFEAYRKGDPAMWGYAQMKKKGLRDMGACLSSEAAGQLALGSETMALRVKQSSSSALALALILENHPKVDRVYYPGLESHPQYTRAKSLFGASGSMISLDLKEGFDCCQFLNELKLVIGATHLGDNRSLALPVAPTIFHEIGLAARQESGISENMIRCSIGIEDTEDLLADFTQALASL
- the miaA gene encoding tRNA (adenosine(37)-N6)-dimethylallyltransferase MiaA, coding for MSQQQYNLIVVLGATASGKTRLGVNLAKQLDGEVISGDSRQVYTCLDIGSGKDLAEYDNVPYHLIDIIEPGKEYNAFQFQRDFFNVFKDINQRNKLPLLVGGTGLYIDAVVAGYEFVQLDKNMPQREQFAEMALEDVQKILLELDSQSYTATDITARPRLYRAIEIAQHAASQTAPVTKTVLPEIKPLYFGIKWDRSELRQRITLRLKERLEHGMIEEVEGLLAQGITHEKLEYLGLEYRFVSQYIEGKISYDEMFDILNIAIHKYAKRQDTWFRRMERQGATIHWLDGTGDINKQAQVVLNQFQRS
- the recD gene encoding exodeoxyribonuclease V subunit alpha, with translation MSILQCLKELANENQIRQLDYQFARFISNYESEPAIILLACLTSYQLGKGHVCIDLQGIDSNALFDLNLTRSHLLLTEISNRNESWPSLLANSAVVGESAPLQFVAEAGKLYLQRYWAYELQVAQQLKNLAKQSQQPDLSTSLNRLFKRDYGFLFPILAKEREVNFSAQSFVAKYLDVVKKGRISWSDVEQVLLTAKNAQELHALDSLIPEAYCLNWQKLSVAVAATRHFSVISGGPGTGKTTTVTKLLALLIEQGLLAQQALTIKLVAPTGKAAARLTESIAGAKGKLDLPVSVADLIPEQAGTIHRLLGVIPNRQAFRHNKDNPLHLDVLVVDEASMVDLPLMAKLLAALPPHARLILLGDKDQLASVEAGSVLADICAYATKGYSTGQVNWLSSITDYDLNQYQATDATAIYDSLCLLRKSYRFDAESGIGCLAGAVNRGDLNEFDSVWENQHDDINLHPLSTETYDSLITMAKTGYQDYLTKVVVSPSDEDAKSILRSFNDFQILTAIREGDFGVEGLNQRIEKALVATRKIRKDQSEWYAGRPIMITNNDHGLGLYNGDIGICMQDEDRRMRVYFEMADGNVQSFLPSRLPPHQTVFAMTIHKSQGSEFRHTVMILPNRFNPVLTRELVYTGITRAKEQLDIFTNVTVMKKAIKLRTERVSGLMALLIQD